GCCTGTTTTCATGACCTTGACCAAAGACTATTCCGAAGAACGATCCAAACGGAGTGCCCACCGAGCAATCAGGGTTTCATTTATCCTGTTAACTGTCTTTGTTTTTATTGGCGAGGGCGTTCTGGAGTTTTTTGGAATTTCCATATTTTCCTTCCAGGTGGGTGGTGGTCTCATTCTCCTTCTGCTGGGATTACTTTATGTTTTGAATATCTCAATAGGGGAGGACAAGGATTACAGTAAAGATATTGTAATTCCCATGGCTACGCCTTTGATTGCAGGGCCAGGTGCTATTACCGCCATTATTCTTCTGGTAGCTCAATACGGTCCCTGGGTTCCATTATTAGCAATGTTGGTAAACCTGGTGATCTTCTGGGTAGCCATGTACTATGCTCGCTACATCAAG
The Candidatus Neomarinimicrobiota bacterium genome window above contains:
- a CDS encoding MarC family protein, producing MILDFDGFMHAFVTLLVIMDPFGGLPVFMTLTKDYSEERSKRSAHRAIRVSFILLTVFVFIGEGVLEFFGISIFSFQVGGGLILLLLGLLYVLNISIGEDKDYSKDIVIPMATPLIAGPGAITAIILLVAQYGPWVPLLAMLVNLVIFWVAMYYARYIKKFIGEQGLEIMSRIMGLLLVALAIEMIRSAWMDLL